One part of the Marichromatium purpuratum 984 genome encodes these proteins:
- the lolA gene encoding outer membrane lipoprotein chaperone LolA: MIRATLSARALGAVLLALLLPVAAFAGEGAQRLERYLAGLDSLRADFVQYTFNAARTQMTESHGRFYLQRPGRFRWEYDDPVAQVIIADGKRVYVHDLELEQVTHQSQERALRGTPALLLASGAPITEHFAVTELPSTDGRDWVALRPLDADAEVERIELGFGSDGLESLIMEDGFGQNTRLDFSAATRNLALEPDLFEIDRSAVDDFLSFD, translated from the coding sequence GTGATTCGAGCGACCCTGTCCGCCCGCGCCCTCGGCGCCGTCCTGCTCGCCTTGCTGTTGCCCGTCGCGGCGTTCGCCGGGGAAGGCGCGCAGCGTCTCGAGCGCTATCTCGCCGGTCTCGACAGCCTGCGCGCGGACTTCGTGCAGTACACCTTCAATGCCGCGCGCACCCAGATGACCGAATCGCACGGACGCTTCTATCTGCAGCGCCCGGGTCGCTTTCGCTGGGAATACGACGACCCGGTGGCGCAGGTGATCATCGCCGACGGCAAGCGCGTCTATGTCCACGACCTGGAGCTGGAGCAGGTCACCCACCAGAGCCAGGAGCGGGCGCTGCGCGGCACCCCGGCGCTGCTGCTCGCCAGCGGCGCGCCGATCACCGAGCACTTCGCCGTCACCGAGCTGCCGAGCACGGATGGGCGCGACTGGGTGGCGCTGCGTCCGCTCGACGCCGACGCCGAGGTCGAGCGTATCGAGCTCGGTTTCGGCAGCGATGGCCTCGAGAGCCTGATCATGGAGGACGGCTTCGGTCAGAACACCCGGCTCGACTTCAGCGCGGCGACCCGCAACCTCGCGCTCGAACCCGACCTGTTCGAGATCGATCGCAGCGCGGTCGACGACTTCCTCTCCTTCGACTGA